A genomic stretch from Shewanella sediminis HAW-EB3 includes:
- a CDS encoding DUF5610 domain-containing protein — translation MEIRNHGAEVSQVARNKTESAENHGKTVSEVAKNKTAYSTSKQLMNTAIISAQQEVNLSSSDEPMMLLYRAAIEAINEELAPTMGENALQNAYDSGVDTSPEATADRIVGFATQFFTLHQEQNSNMDFDEQLNSFMDIIGGAIDQGFSEAKDILTSLQVLEGDIESGVEQTYSLVQEGLATFRDSFTSGDETQI, via the coding sequence ATGGAAATTCGTAATCATGGCGCAGAGGTGTCACAAGTAGCTCGCAATAAAACTGAGTCAGCTGAGAATCATGGTAAAACCGTGTCTGAAGTTGCCAAAAACAAAACAGCTTACTCGACAAGTAAACAACTGATGAACACGGCAATAATTTCGGCTCAACAGGAAGTCAATCTAAGTTCCAGTGACGAACCTATGATGTTGTTATATCGTGCGGCCATCGAAGCCATTAATGAAGAGTTAGCGCCCACTATGGGAGAGAATGCGCTTCAGAATGCTTATGACAGTGGTGTTGATACATCTCCGGAAGCGACGGCAGATAGAATTGTCGGTTTCGCGACTCAATTCTTTACTCTTCATCAGGAACAAAACTCCAATATGGATTTCGATGAACAGCTCAATTCGTTTATGGATATTATCGGCGGGGCAATCGATCAGGGGTTCAGTGAAGCCAAAGATATTCTGACGAGTCTGCAAGTTCTGGAGGGAGATATCGAGTCCGGTGTTGAACAAACTTACTCCTTGGTTCAAGAGGGGTTGGCAACATTTAGAGACAGTTTTACCAGTGGTGACGAAACCCAAATATAA
- a CDS encoding ferredoxin--NADP reductase: protein MWIEGEVIERIDWNDKLFSLKIKADIEPFIAGQFIKLSQVIDDKRIGRAYSIVNAPGSDFIEVLAVSVADGQLSPNLQQLNVGEVIDVSTKATGFMTLDEIPASSSEGKQLWLMATGTAVGPFISMLDTLEPWSRFERVILVYGVREAKDLAYLEKLEQMKLQYPEQFKLVLSVTRENFSGSMSCRIPAGLQSGEIERYVGISISPEKSQVMLCGNPEMVRDANNILLERGLTKNLRRAPGQITQEKYW, encoded by the coding sequence ATGTGGATTGAGGGTGAAGTCATTGAACGAATCGATTGGAATGACAAGCTGTTTTCATTAAAAATTAAAGCCGATATTGAGCCTTTTATCGCGGGTCAATTTATTAAGCTAAGTCAGGTCATCGATGATAAAAGAATTGGTAGGGCCTATTCTATCGTTAATGCGCCTGGCAGTGATTTTATTGAGGTGCTTGCAGTTTCGGTTGCCGATGGGCAACTATCTCCAAATCTGCAACAACTTAACGTCGGCGAAGTTATAGATGTGTCGACAAAAGCCACAGGGTTTATGACCTTAGATGAGATCCCCGCCTCCTCTTCAGAGGGAAAGCAGCTCTGGTTAATGGCTACCGGCACCGCAGTCGGCCCCTTTATTTCAATGTTAGACACCCTTGAGCCTTGGTCGAGATTCGAAAGGGTCATTTTAGTGTACGGTGTCAGAGAGGCAAAAGATTTAGCTTATCTCGAGAAGTTAGAGCAGATGAAGCTGCAATACCCTGAGCAATTCAAGTTGGTGCTCTCCGTCACGCGCGAGAACTTTTCTGGTTCGATGAGCTGCCGAATTCCGGCAGGTTTACAATCCGGAGAAATTGAAAGATATGTCGGCATTAGTATTAGCCCGGAAAAATCTCAAGTCATGCTGTGCGGTAACCCTGAGATGGTCCGCGATGCGAATAATATCCTTTTAGAGAGGGGACTAACTAAGAATCTTCGTCGTGCACCTGGTCAAATCACTCAGGAGAAATACTGGTAA
- a CDS encoding histidine phosphatase family protein codes for MMRLLILCLGLITLIPKGLYAEEIQDSISPTAIKIIVLVRHAEKSASTSKDPSLSPKGELRAKSLLSTLKKTQLSGLIATPYKRTQETLHPMSEQRNLPVMIIDINAGITAHIDATVKKIQARKGNVLVAAHSNTLPLIISALGGPEIDSIDEDEYSNMYILSVSETNKVELSHTSYGQQR; via the coding sequence ATGATGAGACTGTTAATTCTGTGCCTCGGCCTTATTACACTGATCCCTAAAGGCTTATACGCTGAAGAAATTCAAGACTCTATATCGCCAACGGCTATTAAAATTATCGTTTTAGTCAGACATGCAGAGAAATCAGCATCGACCTCCAAAGATCCGAGTCTTAGCCCAAAAGGCGAGTTAAGGGCAAAATCTTTACTTTCCACTCTGAAGAAGACACAGCTCAGTGGCTTAATCGCCACGCCATATAAACGCACGCAGGAAACGCTTCACCCAATGAGTGAACAGAGGAATTTACCTGTGATGATTATTGATATAAATGCCGGGATAACGGCACATATAGACGCAACCGTAAAAAAAATTCAGGCCCGAAAGGGTAACGTATTGGTTGCGGCTCATTCAAATACGCTCCCATTAATTATCTCTGCTCTGGGCGGACCGGAAATCGATTCTATCGATGAGGATGAATATTCCAATATGTACATTCTTTCGGTGTCAGAAACGAATAAAGTGGAGTTATCACAT